Part of the Lynx canadensis isolate LIC74 chromosome E3, mLynCan4.pri.v2, whole genome shotgun sequence genome is shown below.
gggacagagggagggagggaaagagagggaaagatggaTCCTGGCTTTCCACTGCCAGGTACAGAAGGGGGCAGAAGAGACAGCCACACCCGCACCCCCTCGCTATTTTCCACGATGACTCCATTACCTATAAACAGGCGCCATCAGAGTCTTGGTAATAAACCAACTAGATCCTTGGAGAGGTGCGCGAAGTCTTGCCTTATCTATCCTTGGATTCACAGTGAAGAGGTGGCCCCATGCGCCTCCTCAAGATCAGGGAGCAGTACACTCACACTCATTATTGCCCTCTGCTCCCTAACAGGATGTGTGGCCGGTTCCTGAGGCAGCTGGTGGCTGAGGAGAGCCGGCACTCCACCTCCGTGGGACGCCTCCTGCTCCCTGTGCTCCTGGGGTTCCGCCTTGTGCTGCTGGCTGCCAGCGGGGCCGGGGTCTACAGCGACGAGCAGAGTGAATTCGTGTGTCACACCCAGCAGCCAGGCTGCAAGGCCGCCTGCTACGATGCCTTCCATCCCTTCTCCCCACTGCGCTTCTGGGTCTTCCAGGTCATCTTGGTGGCTGTGCCCAGCGCCCTCTACATGGGTCTCACtttgtatcatgtcatctggctTTGGGAAGAgtcaggaaaggggaaggaggaggagactcTGATCCGCcaaggggagaagagcagagatgcCTCCGGTCCTGGAAGCCCCAGGCTGCTCTGGGCCTATGTGGCACAGCTGGGTGTGCGGCTGGTCCTTGAGGGGACAGCCTTGGGGGTACAGTACCATGTGTATGGGTTCAACGTGCCCAGCTCCTTTGCATGTCGCCGAGAGCCTTGCCTTGGTAGTATAACCTGTTACCTGTCCCGCCCGTTTGAGAAGACCATCTTCCTAAAGACCATGTTTGGGGTCAGTGGGCTCTGTCTCTTGTTCACGCTTTTGGAACTTGTGCTCCTGGGCCTGGGGCGATGGTGGAGGGCCCGGAAGCACAGATCTCCCCCTTCTAACTACTCCCCAACTTCAGAGAGCACCAGAAGACACAAGAAACCGACTGAAAACTTCCCAGTGGTGGAGACCAAAGAGTCATTCCGAGAAGCAGGTGAGAAGAGCACTGATgtcctctttcttcctgctcctgaGGTCTCTGTCCTGATGACCTCCCAAGGCAGGTCCCTGGACCTCTGGGAGGCACACTTCCTACGtgttacaaaatagaaaaccagGTTCGAGGCAGACGTCTTCTGACCGCTGCTGCTGACCCATCTCCCAACCCTCATCCCCCTCCGTTTGCCGATTCCTTCCAATGAACCAGGACCAGGGTTCTCAGCCAGCTGTacctcctgcccttccctttAGGTTTCTTCCCACTTAGAAAAAGTCTCAGCTCCTGCTTGATTCTCTACTTTGCAGAGTTATGAAGCCACCTGGTTCGCCTCTGAAGGGAACTCTGCGATTGGATCTTCTTCCGAACATCCAGTGAGTGGGGATTTACTTCTGTGACAAATGAGAGGCTGTTGAAGCATCTCTAAGGGCCATGGTGGGCCACGCTGCCTAAGTCTTCCTGGGAGATTTCCCCCTTGTGCCTTCCTGCCACAATCCTCTGGCGTCAGCTTTACAATGATCATGGGCTTGGTTCCAGACTCAGCCAGCAGAAGCCTCCGTAAAGCTGTGCTTCTCCCCTGTCCTGCGCAATAAATTCTGACCGCTGCTGTTGGCATTCCTGTGGCTGAATGCGACTTTCCTGTCATAGTGACTCTACTTCCCTGTCCTCTGTTCTTccactttctctgctccccccaacTTTGAAGTCTTGTAACCTATGGATGCCCCCAGCCCCACGGCATATGCCATATTCAGACCGGCCTTCCACGCATATCTAAACcaatgacctttattttttttaatgttttatttatttattttggggtggaggggcagagagagagggggacagggaatccgaagtgggctctgtgctgacagcagatagcctgatgtggggcttgaactcatgaacctgtgagatcatgacttgagctgaagtcagaagcttaacccactgagccacccaggctcaatCCCCATCAAATTGCTACTTTTTAAACCCATTCCCCTCATTTCCACACAGAAAAGACAGGAGAGTTTTGCTGCTGACTCAGGAAGGGAGGTTTACATCACGGTAGCAGATAACATAAAGCTAAATATCAAACGTCTCTTTTCTGGAGTCTCTCTGTCAAGTCGGCCCAAGGGTATTCCAGCCTGTCACCTTCCTGCAGAAacatcttcccctcccttcttccttgccTTCAAATTCTCAACAAGAGCAGCTAcctagttttgttttctccttctgaaTCCCAAATTATCCTTAGGTAAAGTAGGAAGGCTCATTGCTAAGGAAAGCTATTTggtcccccaggggacattttgGCAGCAActagaaaattaataatttttctttctgctatacAAGTGTTTTATAAAGAATCCCTCATCTACTGTAACCAGAGTCCAGCCAAGTGACCAAGGATGGAAAAAAGCAAATGTCATCATTCATAATTCCTCTTTGATAACCCTTttgaaacagctttattgagaaatagTTCACAtgccatataattcacccatttaaagcatacaatttaaTGGCTTTTAGTACAGTCACAGAATTGCACATCTGTTAAtacaattttaggacattttcatcaacTCAGAAACCCTGTTATCCTTAGCTTTTACCCACAATCCTCCatgcttcccaccccccccccccaacaaacataaacaaccaataatataatttctctctatatagattttcctattctggactgttcatataaatagaatcaatcatacaatatatggtctttgggactggcttctttcacttagcccatgtttgtttgtttttttataaacatatgcaaatttattttaaaaatgtttatttatttattttggagagacagagagtgtgaacaggggagggacagagagagagggagacagaaagtctgaagcaggctcagtgctgtcagcgcagagcctgatgtgtggctcgaacctacaaactgtgagatcatgacctgagctgaagtcaacacttaactgactgagccacaagtGCCCCAGCACCATGTTTTTGAAGTTTACCCATGTTGCACAAATCAGTACTACATTCCCATTTATGgtttagtatttcattgtatggctCACCAcacattttttgttcatttttagttgatggacttttgaattgtttccacttgttggctattatgaataatggtgctatgaacattcatatactaGTTTTTGTGTGAATAGGTCTTCAcctctcttgggtaaatacctaagagtggaattgctggggcaTATGGTAACTCCTTTTAaggaactaccaaactgttttcacAGCAGCTGTACTATTTACATTCCCAGCGGCAATGTATAAATGGGTTCCAATTtatccacatcttcgccaacacctggtattttctttctttttgttttcttcttttctttcttatttgatttttaaaactgtagccatcctagtgaggtaaagtggtatcccattgtggtttgatttgcatttcccaaacaatgttgagcatctttcacgTGCTTATGgactatttgtatattttctttggagaaaggtctactcatccttggcccatttttaaattaggttgtttgtattttttttgttgagttctttatatattctggctcCTAGGTCCTTATCTGAcatatgatttccaaatattttcaacattcaGTGGGTTGTCTTCCACTTCACTGTTAGTCTCCTTTGATgcataagtttttaatttggatgaaattcaatttatcaatttttcttttgttgcttgtgattttggtgtcatatttaagaaaccgTTGCCTAATCCATGATCGTGAAGGTTTACACCAGcatttccttctaagagttttacagttttagctttacatttaggtctgattgattctgaattaatttttatatatggcataAGGgttaaacttcattcttttgcacatggatatctagttttcccagcaccatttatggaAAAGCCCATTTTTCTTCCATATAATGGTTTTTGGCATCCCTGTTGAAAACCCATTGCTTGTCGACGTATGGcactatttctggactttcaattcTATTTCACTGATCTTTATGTTTATCCCTATCCTGGTATCACATGTTTTGATTGCTGTAGCCTTGTAATAAGGTTTGAAATTGGGCAGTGTGAATCCTTCTTTTCAAGGTTGTTTGGCTCCTTGGGGTCGCTTGAAATTCCGTATGAATAAAGTTGCAAGTTAGCGGGGCTCACTAttttcaggaaagaaggaagtttatCTCAGGCATATGGCAGGATAGAAGCCATAAGAACCTTAAGGTGTCATGGGACCTTATGTTTGTCATTCGGTACACAGGAAGACATATAGACACATACGCACTTATATCACACTCATGGCAAACATCAATAACTGATGAgagcatttctttcttcttggtcCATACTAAGACTCAGATTCCTTCTCAATAAAGTATTCTAATTTTCATAGAAAATGCATTCATTAGTTgtgtaatttaaacatttatttttatttatttatttatttattaattatatatttttaaacatttaaaaaagtagattTTCCGTTGGGCTTTTGTCAAAAATCCCAAAACGGATCACAGGAATCCCCTTTCCAAGTCATTTAATTGGACATTTGGTAACTACTGACTGAGCATATTATGGGAAAGGCAGTATCTGATATTGGGATGCAAGAAGAATTTTAAACTTGCATTCATAAGAAAAGGAATagacaacaataaaataaaaaatccaatgAAGGGAAACAGACAATTCCCTGAAATAGGCAAGCATTTTGCTTGTTGAAAGCCTCAATGGATATTTCTTGAGGTAGAAAAATGGTTGCTGTACTACAAGTTGGATACCAAAAGGGATGTATCCATGCTTCTGAATCTTAATCACTCCCACTTAAAAAACTTGATCTCTTTTCCACCCACTCTCTGGTCCCAGCAGATCCTTTATAATGTCCTCCTTATGACAGCTCTAGCTCCACTCCCCAGGCATTGTTTTGGCACCTGGTCTTGACCTCCTCAGGCTCCCGCAGCTGGGGCTGAAGCTACAGGATCTGCTCTTTTCTAGCATCTTAGATAACAGCCACTCAGCGGATCACCCCGAGATGGCTTAGCGCATCCCATACCCACAGATCTCCTAGGAGTTGAACCACCGAAGACACCGATGGGAAGTCTCCGATGTGGGTAAGATCATCTAACCCGAGATTCTTTACCCTGACTTAACTGTTAGAAGCCTCATCTGCGCTGGGTGAACGTGTCCCATGCTCAAAGAATGGGCTTCCTTTACCTGGTGTTTGTCTCGGGTGcttgggaagaaagagagggaaatcaGGGTGGCAGGGCGACCAGTTATCACCCCACTAGCTCGTGGGCGGCTAAACGCTCCCTTTCCTGCTCCCCTCCTGGAATACTGGCTCTCCAATTCACCCAACACCAGGAGAGTAGGTGGGCTTCGCGGGGGCAGCAGGAAATCCTGCCTTTCCAAGAACTCGACTAGCTCTTGAGGGTGGAGGCCAAGAATGAAGGCTGAATGTAAAGAACGGACTTCAGGGAGAGCAAGCCTAAACTGGCCCGGCGCCTCATTCGCCCCCACTCCACGCCCAGCTGCACAGACCTCCCTCACCCCAGGCCCTGGCGCTGCAGCACTCCCAGAACGCCCGCCCGACTGCAGCTCGCCAAGGACGCCAGAACTTGACCTCACCTCTCCAACGTGAAGGACAGGCCAAACTCCTTAGCGCCGCCTCGCTTTGCTCCTCCAGCTTCGGCTCGCGAGGGCTCCTCCGGTCCTCTCTAGGCGTCCCGGAGCAAGTTCCGCATCTCTATTGTTGGCCCGAGGGGCAGCCCGCGTCCCGTCGTGCCCCGCGGCGCCCTCTAGTAGCCGAAACCCCGAGACTGCCGGGCTCGCGCTCGGGCCCCGCGGCGCGCGCAGAGGGGCCGCCGGTTGGCCAGCGCGCGCCGGGACTGGTCCCGAGGCCCCGGAGGAGGGACGGCACTTtcccctccccgccgcccgcAGTCCCTCGCCTCGCGTCGGACCCCGACCCCGGGGCGGAGAATCGGCATGGAAGCCGAAGACCTCCAGGAAGACCTGACCTGCTCCATCTGCCTGGACTATTTCGAGGACCCGGTGTCCATCGAGTGCGGCCATAACTTCTGCCGCGGCTGCCTGCACCGCAGCTGGGCGCCGGGCGGCGGCGCGTTCCCCTGCCCCGAGTGCCGGCAGCCGTCGGCGCCCGCGGCGCTGCGGCCCAACTGGGCCTTGGCCCGGCTGACGGAGAAGACGCGGCGCCGGCGTCAGGGCCCCGTGCCCCCCGGCCTGTGCGGCCGCCACTGGGAAGCGCTGCGGCTCTTCTGCGAGGACGACCAGCGGCCCGTGTGCTTGGTGTGCAGGGAGTCGCAGGAGCACCAGACGCACACCATGGCGCCCATCGACGAGGCCTTCGCCAGCTACCGGGTGAGCCGGCCGTAGCGGGGCTGCCGGTATTCCCGGAATACCATTGTCATGTCATGTCGTAGGCCATTGTCATGAGAGACCTACGAGGTGGCTGCAATGCCCATTGGAAGTACgaccttccccgccccccaccacttGTGCGAAGAAATTAAGCGACACACAGATCTCAGAGTTGGGGTTAAAACTGAGATGGGGAGGGTCTGCATAGAATTTTCAAAGTATTGGCCTTTGGGATCTCCTAGTTTAAGACAGTCATACCGAGGGGGCGTATACCAGTGCCGCCCAATAGAAACACGATGTAATAAAACTTTCCTAGTGGTTAAAACAAACGGGTGATgctaattttaataatatgttttatttaacccagttttccaaagtgttaTCATTTGACATCAATCGCTATGAAAAGTTATCAGTGAGACATTTTAGTTACGTTTTTCGTAATAGGACTTTGAAATCTGTGTTTACGTTTACAGCACATGTCAATTCGGACTATGCACAGTTTGGGTGCTCACCTGGCTAATGGATGctgtattggacagtgcaggtGTATATCTACAGGGTTTATAGACAACTGATGATTTGGGAAAAGCCTGGCTTGAAGTGCGAGGCCGGGATTTGATACTAGCTTCCTTCATCAGTTGGGAAAAATCACTTACTGTTTGAATTTGGAGATTAATCTGTCCTGCCTATTTTATGGATTAAGGCGCTTCAGTTGAATAAAGCAGTTTATCTTACTTtactccagccacactgccttcttttgtttcaagtctgttctctttctctacccacaCCTTCCATCCTTTACATCTTTTTAGCTTTTAGCTTGAAGACCTTCCTTCATCATCCTTTCCAGAGTAGCCCTACCCCCTTCTATACTGATGGTGTAACTCCAGTGGTCTCCAACAGAATTGGTATCTAGTAAGTACTGGTTGAAAACACAAGTTTAATGATACAAGTTAAAGtattttgtaaactataaaatgcCATACAGTTTTATTAACTGACTACAAACAGGAAATATGCAAAGTAGCACTATGAACTATACATCCACCCCTTCACTCAGTAACCTTTATTTATGCTTACTGTaggccaggcattgttctagaatCTGGACATAAATGGATAAGAAGGACAGGAGCCTTGTCTTGTAGGGTACATAAGCATGTAGACCAATAAGTTCAGTATGTAAGTGAGTTATTCAAGTTTGTATCGAGTACATGGAAGGTCTGAGGAGAAATGGCTTCACGGAGTTGAACATGAACTCACTTTTGAAGGGTGAGTATGATAGGTAAAGGAGAGGATATTCAGGCCAAAGGAACAGCATATTCAGCATGGCTGCTTGGAATGGCATGTGATCAATGTGAGAGGACTGGAAGTTGCTTAATATTTTtggagggtagagggagagaggaagatggcagTTAAGTTTGGAGAACTGCTTGGTGTTGCCCTCCTGCCACCTCCTGGCAGTTTCTGTTATTGTAGGGAAGGATTTTTCTAATCTCCCTGGAATTACTATTTTCATTCAGGGGCCCCTTTTCAGATCTCAATTGTAGTAGGATTCAAAAAGACTTAGGTAGAATCTTGGAATACAACCAGCAATACAGGATAATTCACAAATACTGGAATTGTTaagggcttttaaaaattgaaaaattctatttaaaatattttttcattattatttctaaacatttttaaaaatttttatttatttttgagagagaaagacacagtatgcgagtgggggaggggcaaagagaggacgacacagaatctgaaacaggctccaggctctaagctgtcagcacagagcctgacacggggctttaactcatgaactgtgagatcatgacctgagctgaagttggatgcttaactgactgagccaccaaggcaccccgatatttttttcatgattaaacaaaagtgaaaacttaaaaaaaaatcttgatcaCATTCAAAAGAACTACTTATCTGATTGCAGTCCTCCCATACACATCGAAGTTGACAGTGATTACAGAGTGGCAGTTGTATAATTGATAAAGGAATAAAGTTACTTGAAGTAGCTTTCCAAATAGCAGGATTATATACCTATTTAACAACTAGAGGAAATAAGTAGATTATATAATATTAGAAAACATagtgtaagaaagaaaataacacaggTGATTTTGTGACGTATAACAGAACTATAGGAAGTCCTTGGCAACCTAATTTTATCCACCCCCCCAACATTTCACTATGTGATTTCCAAGCAAACATGAATGTTTGACGAAGTTTATAATACCAGTATACCCACATCTAGGTTCTGCCATTAGCATTTTACTCTGTTTATCACCTGTCTATCCATCTGTCTGTTCTCTGCATCCATcaattcttgtttccttttgagGCATTTAAAGTTAATTGCAGATAGTCCACTTCCTCCTATACTTTAGCAAGCTTACCGCCAACCAACCACATTTAGCATTAGTGGTGGTTTTTGAAgtcacatttaatataattaaatatgcaCATCTTTAGTGTACATTTGCTGAgctttgacaaatgcatacacctGGGCACCCTAAGCCCTTCTTAAGATAAAGACGATAAagattactggggcgcctggctgctcagtcaggggagcgtgtaactcttgatctcagggttgtaaattcgaaCTGCACATTGGGTGTGGTGCTtacttaaatcttaaaaaaaaaaaaaaaaaaaaaaaagaacattgtcaTCACTGCAGAAAGctcctccatcctctctcccagTTAATCTGCTCCCTCTTCCCAACCCAGCTACTGTTCTAATCTTTTTGCACTGACGATTATTTTTGCCTGTTGTGGAACTTCATGTGAATGGAATCCCTTTGCAACCTAGCTTCATCTGCCCCCTCCAACATTTCACTATGCAATTTCCAAGCAAACATGAAAGTGGGAAGAATAGTCTGTACTCCTTTATATGGGCTCCTTTTGCGCAGCGTATCgattttgagattcacccatttTGTGCATATCAgtatcctgtttctttttcctgctgagtcgtattccattttatgaacaTACCGCAGTTGGCTTATCCATGTTTCCATCACTGCAtacctgggctgtttccagtttttggcttttatgaataaagctggTATGAGTATTCTCCTAGAGGTATTTTTATAGATGCACACTTTCATGTTTCCCGTATCTAGAAGTTGTACTGCTGGGCCTGGGATTGGTGTATGCTTAGTTTGACGCCGGACCTTTCCCCAGAGTGGTGGTTCTGTTTCGCACAGCCACCAGCACCATGTGGCCGTGGGGGAGCTCTGGCAGCTCCACACCTTCACCGGTTTTGGTGGTGTCGCTCTTTCCAATGACTTCATTTTGCTGTAGACATTGTCATTTGTAAGTGTGGGAAGAAAAGTGACACCGACTGGTTTTCATTATTCtcctagggaagaaaaaaaaaacttgccctGCTTATTTCttagttctgttcattttttttttccttttagctttttattttgacacatATTCACACTTCCAGAAAGCTGCCCTAGGCCACTCTTCAGCATTTGTTGGTATTcactggtttttatttaaattttctcttcctttggtgTATGAGAAAACATCCTCTCTGGGTTTTTCACCAACCACCACTCAGCTTAGCTTCTTGGCAGGGTTTTTGTCCTCTGCACACCCCTTAAGTGTGGTTGTTCCTTGTTCCAGCCTGTATTGCCTTCTTGATAGACTCTTACTGGGGGATTTTACTCACACCCTGGCTGCACCTGCTGCCTGTGCTCTAACCCTCCCCCCTCAATCTACTTCTGCAGCTCAGATCTCTTGACCCTTAACTGTTAACTGTACTCATCAGGGACACCCCCCCCTCCAAACTCAATTTAGTAAAGTCGAATTTAATTCCCCCCCTTCCATTTACATACTGCTCATTTCCCTGCATTTCCTTATTTGGTAAATAGACCACAGTCCTTCTAGTTGCCAAGCCAGAACCCAGGGGCAAAATCTGGACTCCTTTCTCTCACAGCCATTTGGTCATCTGTTCTTGCTGGTtttcctcgtgtgtgtgtgtgtgtgtgtgtgtgtgtgtgtgtgtgtgtgcatgtgtgtctaaCCTGCGTGCTTCTGTCTGAGGTCATGGCTGACCTTATGCTACCAGGTGCTGCCCCTCCACAGCCATTTTTGTTAATGCTGATCGactccttttactttttaatagctCATTCAGGTTGTTAAATTCTAAAATCAAGACCGAAATTCATAAAAGTTTTAGTCCCCACCCTCCCAAACTTCCAAGCCATTTCTATTCCCCAGAAATAACCAGTGTTAATCTTTAGGTGTATGTTCTTCCAGATTTTTCGTCTATTTAAATGCACACATCCATGCACAGATACATgtgtatttgttcttttcaaaacAGAATTATACAATACTATTGTTTTACAGTGTAgtttttttacttaataaaacACATCAATATAGAGAGAGAGCTACCTGAGATTGGCACAGAGTAtcaatataccataatttatttaataattccccatgaatggataatgaatactgctgcagtgaacattcctatacatattatttttgctagtgtcttgttgcACAGATTATTGGAAGTAGGATTATGCACATTTCAGATGGTTTTAAATCCTGTCAGTTGCCCTTCAAAAGGATGGCACCTTTTTAtaaaagtctcctactattatagtGTCAGAGGCCTCCCTCACCAGTACAAGGTATTTATTAAGCCTctaacagttttcattttttgccaACTTAATAGGCAGGCTCTATAGAGTATTGCAAAGATTTCAGATCAGAATACTTTTTATGCCTAATTCTGTAACTGTCTTCAACGTTTTCTCAATCTCATTGCCTGTTCAGCTCTTGAACAAGCAAGATGTTTGCGGAGATGCTTTCTGATATGTGTTTCTGCTGGCAGGAGAAACTTCTTGAGACTCAGTGTAGTCTGACGGCCAAGATGAAGAAAGCCATGCATTTGCAGGACATGGAAGTGAAAAATGCTACTGAGTGGAAGGTAATAGCAGAATCGGTTGAGCCTTTCTTGCCCCTGAAACCTTTCGGTATTGTTGGGAGGAGCTTGCATGATGTTAAGAGTGGTCAGGCCCCTTGCAGATAAGGTGATAGATCAGGAAGTGTGTGTCTCTATTGACCTGTGGCTTTGGGCGATGGGAGTACCACATACTTCATCTCCATTTCTCCAAGGTGGtacccctctccttcccactttTTCCTAAATATACTCCCTAGGTTATGGGTGGTCTGAGTCCATGGCATTGTGGAAAGTAAATGGACTTTGCTTCCAGAGATACTGGTCTAGTTGGGAGGCATGATGCGCACGCACAGAAGCACATCTAAAGCTTAATGAGACCAAACAGTAGGTATTCTGGAGGCTAAACTAAGTAATAGATGTGAAAGTGTGTTTTAGTTTAAAAAGTACACAAACAAGGCATTGCTGTCAGTAGTAGAGCCTCAAGTGTCACAAAGGATGAACTAATACTATACAGGCAGTACAAAGATACCAAGTGAGTATAAATGAATTAGCGGGAATTtgtggagggtgggcaggggctttctggaggaggtgatTGGGATGGAGGCGCCATGGACTGTTGGGGAGTCACGTGCATGGAATTTAGGAGCAAGGGCAGGACAAGGACTGAGCAAGTGTCATGTGGCCGTAGGAGAAGATGAAGAACCAGCGAATGAGATTCGGTGCAGAGTTTGCAAAGCTGCACCACTTCCTGGCCGAAGAAGAGCAACTGTTTCTTCAGAGACTgagcaaagaagaagaagagacgaagaagaaacagaatgagaacACGTTAAAGCTCCATCAGACGATCACTTCCTTGAAGCAGCTCATCTTAGAGGTCGGGAGGAAGAGCCAGAGCCCCACCCTGGAGTTGCTGCAGGTGAGACAGTCACACACTGAACTCCCTCTTGTCTTTCCTGGTGAGTGGGTTTAATAGAGGAAATGTGTTCTCTCTGTTGATAATTGTGTTCCTACTGTCACTATACAATTAAAG
Proteins encoded:
- the GJC3 gene encoding gap junction gamma-3 protein; protein product: MCGRFLRQLVAEESRHSTSVGRLLLPVLLGFRLVLLAASGAGVYSDEQSEFVCHTQQPGCKAACYDAFHPFSPLRFWVFQVILVAVPSALYMGLTLYHVIWLWEESGKGKEEETLIRQGEKSRDASGPGSPRLLWAYVAQLGVRLVLEGTALGVQYHVYGFNVPSSFACRREPCLGSITCYLSRPFEKTIFLKTMFGVSGLCLLFTLLELVLLGLGRWWRARKHRSPPSNYSPTSESTRRHKKPTENFPVVETKESFREAEL
- the TRIM4 gene encoding E3 ubiquitin-protein ligase TRIM4 codes for the protein MEAEDLQEDLTCSICLDYFEDPVSIECGHNFCRGCLHRSWAPGGGAFPCPECRQPSAPAALRPNWALARLTEKTRRRRQGPVPPGLCGRHWEALRLFCEDDQRPVCLVCRESQEHQTHTMAPIDEAFASYREKLLETQCSLTAKMKKAMHLQDMEVKNATEWKEKMKNQRMRFGAEFAKLHHFLAEEEQLFLQRLSKEEEETKKKQNENTLKLHQTITSLKQLILEVGRKSQSPTLELLQNPKDVLTRSENQDVNYSPEVLTVKTVCKIPMMKEMLKRFQVAVNLAEDTAHPKLVFSQEGRYVKNGASASSWPLFSSAWGYVSGWRTPPKTTQSVERFQHLPCVLGKNVFTSGKHYWEVESRDSLEIAVGVCREDIMGIVDSSKMSPHVGIWAICWSSAGYRPLISFSVSPTKQEPALHRVGVFLDHEAGDISFYSAVDGAHLHTFSCPHISCLRPFFWLSPLASLVIPAVTGGK